The following proteins are encoded in a genomic region of Iodidimonas sp. SYSU 1G8:
- a CDS encoding cytochrome P450, with product MSTVADKPSSVADINLFDPATLIDPWDAYERLRNEAPVHFMPTMGVHVVTRYDLLMQVLKDTDTYSSQFGPFLNGTRQMWLQNAPESVRNKFLEISAGMLPPTDTLLTADPPTHKKYRSQVDRVFTAGNVRKMEPYIQQIIDETIDSFIDKGEVDFMEAFALPVPLRIIADRLGVAPEDRPFFYEGATVAASGLRLTSHDDEELLRRAQVMVDLQNYMVGLVEARRKDPRDDMCTILGEVRLEDEDRPLNAAETWSILNQFLVAGHETTTSTFGWGMLLLCRNPALQDRILGDPKAIRTFCEEALRLEAPVQGLPRVVTKDTELGGVPLKAGSMLMLRYGAANRDERHFECPVEVNVERKNAGSQLAFGSGIHHCVGAPLARQELNLGFPALLARMKNFRLAPGHEQPKAEPSVILRSLPELYIQFDKR from the coding sequence ATGAGCACCGTGGCCGACAAGCCGTCGAGCGTCGCCGACATCAACCTGTTCGATCCCGCGACCCTGATCGATCCCTGGGATGCCTATGAGCGTCTGCGCAACGAGGCGCCGGTCCATTTCATGCCGACCATGGGCGTCCACGTGGTGACACGCTACGACCTGCTGATGCAGGTGCTCAAGGACACGGACACCTATTCGAGCCAGTTCGGACCGTTTCTCAACGGCACGCGCCAGATGTGGCTGCAGAACGCGCCGGAGTCCGTTCGAAACAAGTTCCTCGAAATCTCGGCCGGCATGCTGCCGCCGACGGACACGCTGCTGACCGCCGACCCGCCGACGCACAAGAAGTACCGCTCGCAGGTGGACCGGGTGTTCACGGCCGGCAACGTGCGGAAGATGGAGCCGTACATCCAGCAGATCATCGACGAGACCATCGACAGCTTCATCGACAAGGGCGAGGTGGACTTCATGGAGGCCTTCGCCCTGCCCGTGCCGCTGCGGATCATCGCCGACCGGCTGGGCGTGGCGCCCGAGGATCGGCCATTCTTTTATGAAGGCGCGACGGTCGCGGCCTCGGGCCTGCGTCTGACCAGCCATGACGACGAGGAACTGCTGCGCCGGGCGCAGGTGATGGTCGACCTGCAGAACTACATGGTCGGGCTGGTCGAGGCGCGCCGCAAGGACCCGCGCGACGACATGTGCACCATCCTGGGCGAAGTCCGGCTCGAGGACGAGGACAGGCCGCTGAACGCCGCCGAAACCTGGAGCATTCTCAACCAGTTCCTGGTCGCCGGACACGAGACGACGACCAGCACGTTTGGCTGGGGCATGCTGCTACTCTGCCGCAACCCGGCGCTGCAGGACCGTATCCTGGGCGATCCCAAGGCCATCCGCACCTTCTGCGAAGAAGCGCTTCGCCTCGAAGCGCCGGTGCAGGGACTGCCGCGGGTCGTCACGAAGGACACCGAACTGGGCGGCGTGCCGCTGAAGGCGGGTTCGATGCTGATGCTGCGCTACGGCGCCGCCAATCGGGACGAACGGCATTTCGAGTGCCCGGTTGAGGTGAACGTGGAGCGCAAGAACGCGGGATCGCAGCTGGCGTTCGGTTCAGGCATTCACCACTGCGTCGGCGCGCCGCTGGCGCGGCAGGAGTTGAACCTGGGGTTCCCCGCCCTGCTCGCTCGGATGAAGAACTTCCGCCTCGCGCCCGGTCATGAACAGCCCAAGGCCGAGCCGAGCGTGATCCTGCGCAGCCTGCCGGAGCTCTACATCCAGTTCGACAAGAGGTAA
- a CDS encoding NUDIX hydrolase, with product MTDKHPSKYEIITQARVLDGWLQVDHVTVRFEQFSGGLGERMTRDVVRRQDASVALVRHRTRGTLIFVDQFRLASAGKGNGWVVEICAGKIDAGETAEEAMRRELTEETGYEALSVVPVTSFFVSPGYTDERMHLFDVEVDGDPGHAPGDGHEDIRLVELTVDEAYRWADDGRFADAKTLLALYWLRSQGS from the coding sequence ATGACCGACAAACACCCCAGCAAGTACGAGATCATCACCCAGGCCCGCGTTCTGGACGGCTGGTTGCAGGTCGACCACGTCACCGTCCGGTTCGAACAGTTCTCGGGCGGCCTCGGCGAGCGGATGACGCGCGACGTCGTGCGGCGGCAGGATGCCTCCGTGGCGCTGGTGCGGCATCGGACGCGCGGCACGCTGATCTTCGTCGACCAGTTCCGGCTTGCCTCCGCCGGTAAGGGCAATGGTTGGGTGGTCGAAATCTGTGCCGGGAAGATCGACGCGGGCGAAACCGCCGAGGAAGCGATGCGGCGCGAGTTGACGGAGGAAACCGGCTACGAGGCGTTGTCCGTCGTGCCGGTGACCAGCTTCTTCGTCTCGCCGGGCTATACGGACGAGCGCATGCACCTGTTCGATGTCGAGGTCGATGGCGATCCGGGCCATGCGCCCGGCGACGGTCATGAGGACATCAGGTTGGTCGAGCTGACGGTGGATGAGGCCTATCGCTGGGCGGATGACGGGCGTTTCGCCGACGCCAAGACCCTGCTCGCCCTTTACTGGTTGCGGAGCCAAGGATCATGA
- a CDS encoding aldo/keto reductase encodes MEMRVLGRTGMHVSKFCFGAGMFGYFGNGDQGECSQMVDRALDAGINYFDTSDVYSHGESETILGTALKGKRDDVVLATKFSLPMGGANPNMKGNSRRWIMKAAEDSLRRLGTDYIDLYQVHRPDSATDIDETLGALSDLVHQGKVRYIGCSTFPAEQIVESHWVAEKRNRERFRTEQPPYSIFARRIEADVLPTVQRYGMSAIVWSPLSQGWLTGKWRRGATPNDTQRQNLQPHLYDMNRADNQRKLDLIEKLDLVAKEAGISLMHMALAFVTAHPAVTSAIIGPRTFDQLEGLLAGADVTLSQETLDAIDAIVPPGTNISHDDDGYVAPEIHDKSLRRRPNVEQAHDNFRETISNIEKYKAAQQAKK; translated from the coding sequence ATGGAAATGCGGGTTCTGGGCCGCACCGGCATGCATGTGAGCAAGTTCTGCTTCGGCGCCGGCATGTTCGGGTATTTCGGCAATGGCGACCAGGGCGAATGCAGCCAGATGGTCGACCGGGCGCTGGACGCGGGGATCAACTACTTCGATACGTCCGACGTGTATTCCCACGGCGAGTCCGAGACGATCCTGGGCACCGCCTTGAAGGGCAAGCGCGACGACGTGGTGCTGGCGACCAAGTTCAGCCTGCCCATGGGCGGTGCCAATCCGAACATGAAGGGCAATTCCCGCCGCTGGATCATGAAGGCCGCCGAGGACAGCCTGCGCCGTCTCGGCACCGACTATATCGACCTGTATCAGGTCCACCGTCCCGACAGCGCCACCGATATCGACGAGACGCTGGGCGCGCTGTCCGATCTCGTGCATCAGGGTAAGGTGCGCTACATCGGCTGCTCGACCTTTCCGGCCGAACAGATCGTCGAATCCCACTGGGTCGCGGAAAAGCGCAACCGCGAGCGGTTCCGGACCGAACAGCCGCCCTATTCCATCTTCGCCCGCCGGATCGAGGCCGACGTGCTGCCGACGGTGCAGCGTTACGGCATGAGCGCCATCGTCTGGTCGCCCCTGTCGCAGGGCTGGCTGACCGGCAAGTGGCGGCGCGGAGCCACGCCGAACGATACCCAGCGCCAGAACCTGCAGCCGCACCTCTACGACATGAACCGTGCCGACAACCAGCGCAAGCTGGACCTGATCGAGAAACTGGATCTGGTCGCCAAGGAGGCCGGCATTTCGCTGATGCACATGGCGCTGGCCTTCGTGACGGCGCATCCGGCCGTGACGTCGGCGATCATTGGTCCGCGCACCTTCGACCAGCTGGAGGGCCTGCTGGCCGGCGCCGACGTGACCCTGTCGCAGGAGACGCTGGACGCCATCGATGCCATCGTGCCGCCCGGTACGAACATCAGCCACGATGACGATGGCTATGTCGCACCCGAGATCCACGACAAGTCGCTGCGCCGCCGCCCGAACGTGGAGCAGGCGCACGACAATTTCCGCGAAACCATCAGCAACATCGAAAAGTACAAGGCCGCGCAGCAGGCCAAGAAGTAG